TGTTTTTGTTGCTGATTGCCGCCAACGGCGTCGGCCTGGTCATTAAAAACCCGCTGGATGGCCTGCCGGTCGCGCTGGGCGATTTCGATACCTTCCCGGTGATTATGTCGCTTGTGGGTCTGGCTGTTATTCTCGGTCTGGAAAAGCTGAAAGTCCCCGGCGGCATTCTGTTGACCATTATTGGCATTTCTATTGTGGGTTTGCTCTTCGATCCTAACGTCCATTTTTCCGGCATTTTCGCCATGCCTTCGTTGAGCGATGAAAACGGCAACTCGCTGATCGGCAGCCTGGATATTATGGGCGCGTTAAACCCTGTCGTTCTGCCAAGCGTACTGGCGCTGGTGATGACGGCGGTGTTTGATGCGACCGGCACGATTCGTGCGGTCGCAGGGCAGGCTAATCTGCTGGACAAAGACGGACAAATTATCGATGGCGGCAAAGCGCTAACCACCGACTCACTGAGTAGCGTTTTCTCCGGCCTGGTCGGGGCGGCGCCAGCCGCGGTGTATATCGAGTCTGCGGCCGGTACGGCGGCGGGCGGTAAAACGGGCCTGACGGCGATTACCGTGGGCGTGCTGTTTTTGCTGATCCTGTTTCTTTCGCCGCTCTCTTATCTCGTTCCCGTCTATGCAACTGCCCCGGCGCTCATGTATGTCGGTCTGCTGATGCTGAGTAACGTGGCGAAAATCGATTTTGCTGATTTCGTCGATGCGATGGCGGGGCTGGTAACGGCCGTATTTATTGTACTGACCTGTAACATCGTCACCGGGATTATGATCGGCTTTGCCACGCTGGTCGTCGGGCGTCTGGTTTCCGGCGAATGGCGTAAACTGAATATCGGGACTGTCGTCATTGCGGTCGCGCTGGTCGCTTTTTATGCCGGCGGCTGGGCTATCTAGCTCTGCCTTCATTCTGAAAAACGGGCGGCGTTGGCCGCCCGTTTTCATTTTCAGGACACATCACGTTACCTTTTGCGTTAATCTGAAGAAGGTGAAACCGAGGCATGATGCCTCTCTCCATCATAAAAAACATCGCAAACAGGGAACGCATGGAAATTTTCTTCACAATACTCATCATGACCCTTGTGGTCTCGCTGTCGGGGGTATTTACGCGTGTATTACCCTTCCAGCTTCCTTTACCCCTTATGCAGATCGCCGTTGGCGCGCTGTTGGCGTGGCCGACGTTTGGTTTGCATGTGGAATTCGACCCGGAACTCTTCCTGGTGCTGTTTATTCCGCCGCTGCTGTTTGCGGATGGCTGGAAAACGCCGACCCGTGAATTTCTTGAGCATGGACGAGAGATTTTCGGGCTGGCGCTGGCGCTGGTCCTGGTAACGGTCGTTGGAATCGGCTTCCTGATTTATTGGCTGGTGCCCGGCATTCCGCTGATCCCCGCCTTTGCACTGGCCGCCGTGCTGTCGCCGACCGATGCGGTAGCGCTCTCCGGAATTGTGGGCGAGGGGCGTATCCCGAAAAAAATCATGGGCATTCTGCAGGGAGAGGCGTTAATGAACGACGCCTCCGGTCTGGTATCGCTGAAATTCGCCGTCGCGGTGGCGATGGGGACGATGGTCTTTACCGTCGGCGGCGCGACGCTGGAATTTTTTAAGGTCGCTATCGGCGGTATTCTGGCGGGTTTTGTAGTCAGTTGGCTGTATGGCCGCTCGCTGCGTTTTTTGAGCCGCTGGGGTGGCGATGAACCCGCGACTCAAATCGTCCTGCTGTTTCTGCTGCCCTTCGCGTCTTACCTGATTGCCGAACATATTGGCGTCTCAGGCATCCTGGCCGCGGTTGCCGCCGGGATGACCATCACCCGTTCTGGCGTAATGCGCCGCGCGCCGCTGGCAATGCGTTTGCGCGCGAACAGTACCTGGGCGATGCTGGAATTTGTCTTTAACGGTATGGTCTTTCTGCTGTTGGGACTGCAATTGCCAGGGATTCTGGAATCTTCGCTGGCGGCGGCGGAAGCTGACCCGAATGTCGAAACCTGGATGCTCTTTACCGATATCGTGCTGATTTATGCGGCATTGATGCTGGTTCGCTTCGGCTGGCTGTGGACCATGAAAAAGTTCAGCCTGCGCTTTTTGAAGAAGAAACCGATGGAGTTCGCCAGCTGGACGTCGCGTGAAATTCTGATTGCTTCCTTCGCTGGCGTTCGTGGGGCGATCACCCTGGCTGGTGTGCTCTCTATACCGTTACTTTTGCCGGATGGCAGCGGATTTCCGGCGCGTTATGAACTGGTATTCCTGGCGGCTGGCGTCATTCTGTTCTCGTTATTTGTCGGCGTGATCATGCTGCCGCTGCTGTTGCAACATCTGGAAGTCGCCGATCATGCGCAACAGTTGAAAGAGGAGCGTATCGCCCGCGCGGCGACGGCGGAAGTGGCGATTGTCGCCATTCAGAAAATGGAAGAGCGTCTGGCGGCGGATACCGAAGAAAACATCGATAATCAGTTGCTTACTGAAGTAAGCTCACGTGTCATTGGTAACTTGCGTCGCCGTGCCGATGGGCGAAACGATGTCGAAAGCTCCATACAGGAAGAAAACCTGGAGCGACGTTTCCGTCTGGCGGCGCTGCGTTCCGAGCGCGCCGAGTTGTATCATCTGCGCGCCACGCGAGAAATCAGCAATGAAACATTGCAAAAGCTGCTGCACGACCTGGATTTGATGGAAGCGCTACTGATAGAAAATCAGTAGTCCTTGTGGCCCGGTGGCGCCATGCTTTCCGGGCCTACAAGTAGGCCGGATAAGGTGCTTGCGCCGCCATCCGGCAAGGGTCTTAACCCATGGCTTACGGTTGTTTCAGCCAAAACCCTTCGCAACAGGTTAACCATGCCCGGGCGCTGTG
This DNA window, taken from Salmonella enterica subsp. enterica serovar Typhimurium str. LT2, encodes the following:
- the yjcD gene encoding putative xanthine/uracil permease family (similar to E. coli orf, hypothetical protein (AAC77034.1); Blastp hit to AAC77034.1 (449 aa), 97% identity in aa 1 - 449), with the protein product MSTPSARTGGSLDAWFKISQRGSTVRQEVVAGLTTFLAMVYSVIVVPGMLGKAGFPPAAVFVATCLVAGVGSIVMGLWANLPLAIGCAISLTAFTAFSLVLGQHISVPVALGAVFLMGVLFTVISATGIRSWILRNLPQGVAHGTGIGIGLFLLLIAANGVGLVIKNPLDGLPVALGDFDTFPVIMSLVGLAVILGLEKLKVPGGILLTIIGISIVGLLFDPNVHFSGIFAMPSLSDENGNSLIGSLDIMGALNPVVLPSVLALVMTAVFDATGTIRAVAGQANLLDKDGQIIDGGKALTTDSLSSVFSGLVGAAPAAVYIESAAGTAAGGKTGLTAITVGVLFLLILFLSPLSYLVPVYATAPALMYVGLLMLSNVAKIDFADFVDAMAGLVTAVFIVLTCNIVTGIMIGFATLVVGRLVSGEWRKLNIGTVVIAVALVAFYAGGWAI
- the yjcE gene encoding putative CPA1 family Na:H transport protein (similar to E. coli orf, hypothetical protein (AAC77035.1); Blastp hit to AAC77035.1 (549 aa), 95% identity in aa 1 - 549), with protein sequence MEIFFTILIMTLVVSLSGVFTRVLPFQLPLPLMQIAVGALLAWPTFGLHVEFDPELFLVLFIPPLLFADGWKTPTREFLEHGREIFGLALALVLVTVVGIGFLIYWLVPGIPLIPAFALAAVLSPTDAVALSGIVGEGRIPKKIMGILQGEALMNDASGLVSLKFAVAVAMGTMVFTVGGATLEFFKVAIGGILAGFVVSWLYGRSLRFLSRWGGDEPATQIVLLFLLPFASYLIAEHIGVSGILAAVAAGMTITRSGVMRRAPLAMRLRANSTWAMLEFVFNGMVFLLLGLQLPGILESSLAAAEADPNVETWMLFTDIVLIYAALMLVRFGWLWTMKKFSLRFLKKKPMEFASWTSREILIASFAGVRGAITLAGVLSIPLLLPDGSGFPARYELVFLAAGVILFSLFVGVIMLPLLLQHLEVADHAQQLKEERIARAATAEVAIVAIQKMEERLAADTEENIDNQLLTEVSSRVIGNLRRRADGRNDVESSIQEENLERRFRLAALRSERAELYHLRATREISNETLQKLLHDLDLMEALLIENQ